A region of the Candidatus Methylacidiphilales bacterium genome:
GAATTTCGTTACCCCTGTGAATGCTGTTGATAATAATCTTGTCTTAAGCCTCTCTGCTGATGTTGAAATCGTCAGAGAGAGAGACGGTGTATTTATCAAGCAGATAAAGACATTAAAATATCTTTATTTGGACAATGATGATCTTGAGATATTGCTAACGTTCGACGGCAAAAAAAATCTTGGCGAAGTGCTCTATAGCCTGCTTCAGCGACCTCAGAAGCCCTCTATCCGTAAATTCTATGATTTAGTCCTTACAGCTCAAAATTACGGACTTTTAGTTCAAGCTGACAATTGCAAAAGCCTCACTCAAGAATTTGACCCTTGGAAAGAGGAGAATTATAAAACTGTCCGACCTAGCCTTTCTTCATATCTTTTCAGCCTCATACTCGCTATCATTTCGGCTTTAACGCTGATTTTTTATATAATTCCTAACGAACTTGATAAGAGTGAAGATGCGTATTTTTGGATTTTTGTTGCAATCGGTGTTTCTATAGGGCTTAGCTTGAGCTCAATTTTGATGGCCATCAATCTTAAGCTTTGGAATCGAGTTCCCTATCGTTTTAGAATTAGTTTTGCTAGAATTATTCCCTACCTAGAAGTGGATACAAAAGACGCTTTTATGGGGGGGAGAATTTGTGAATCTATAACGTCATTTGTTGGGGTTCTTGGTCCAATAATTTGGGGATCTATTATATGGGTGTTAAGTTACCTTTTCCGCCCTTATGAGACCCCTGAAGGTGAATTTATTGTCCCTTTCCGTTACTTTGGTGCCCTGCATTTATCTGTATGGATAGCAATGCTAATTGAGAGCTCACCTTTCGGTGCCACTTCCATGCAGCAACTTATCCACGCGCTTTTCAGAAAACATCACGATATACCTAAGCACGCTTCACATTACCTTAAATCGAAATTCTTAGGACACTTACTGCGATGGCACGATGAATTATCGGAGGAAAAGTATTTTATTGCTTATTCTACTTATGTAATTATATGGCTTTACTTTACTATAGATCTTGGAATCAAATTTGTTGCGGCACAATATGCCCAAGCTATTTCGAATTTTCTAATTGAAGAAACACTAGGTCCTAGGTTCTATTTAGTGTTCGGAATAGTTATAATTGGATTTATATTATTACTCATTCCAATTTTGTATATACTCTGGGTATTTGGGTTCGGCATAGTCAAAGAGGTCCTCAAGAGATTTAGCTCAAAAGAAGGCCGTTGGAAAAAGGCCAAAGCATCAGGTAAGGTTCCTGATCAGGAGCAACTTATATCTTTCTTGAAGGAGAACATTTTATTTTCTGATTTGCCAAGAGAGCGCATTATAGATTTAATTCCTTACTTTAAATTAATTCATGTCAAAAAAGGGCAAACCCTTATACGTGAAGGAGACGATGGCGATTTGTTGTTTATAATTTGGGCTGGTGAAGTAAATGTTATTAAAGAAACAGAAAGTGGTCAACAAAAGGTATTAGCCACCCTTTCTAGAGGAGACATTTTTGGAGAAATTGCTCTTTTGAATAATGTCAAACGCACAACCTCTGTGGTTGCAACGACACCTGTAGATTGTCTGATTCTCAAACGAGACGATTTTCAGCGTGAGATTGTAAGTCGGTTAGGAGCTCAAACTGTTGCAGAAAAAATCCAACGTGCAGGCTTCTTTAGAAGAACAGAGTTGTTTTCAGATTGGAATCCTAAAGCTATCGTGGCATTAACTTCTCGTTGTAAGCTACAAGAATTTAACGATCAGGATATTTTGATTCACGAAGGCCAAGAAAACAAGAATTTTTACTTACTCTATGAAGGTAAATTAGATGTGTATAAGAACAAAAAACATATAGCAACTTTAGAACCAGGAAAATTTTGTGGAGAAATCAGTCTCCTAAAAAACATACCTGCCACAGCAGATGTAAAAGCTAATGGTAAAGTAAAGTGTTTTGTTTTTGACAAGGAAACTTTCCTTGAAATTGTCACTAAAGATTTCTTCACAGGTTATCTGCTCGATGAAGAATTAGAAAAACGTTTAGCTTGCTCAATTTGATTTTTCTATGCTGCGATATTTCAAACTTATCCCTGCGCTACTTTTAGTCGGTCTGGTAATATACTTCAGTATAGTGTTCAGTGTTGGTATTAGGTCAGCTATCAACAAGATTAATAAAATTATTACTGTAAAAGACATAAATTCAATAATGAGAGAAATCGAAAAGCATTATCTTACATTCAACAAAATCCCTAACAACCAAGAACTTCGCGTAATCATTGAAGAAAGTGTAATTATCAAAAACCGTCTTTGGGGAGCAAAAGAACCATGGAAAGATATATGGGGAACTCCATTTTTACTTACCCATTCTCCAGAAGGCAAAATCGTTCTACAAAGCGCAGGTCCGGATAAAGTTTTTTCACATATAGATCCACTCAGTCAAGAAGCAATATCGAATACGAGCTTACTCGGCGATGACGTAGCTTTACATACCTCTGAGAAAGCAATTATAGAAAAGTATAAACAAAATTCCGAATCCTATTTTAACACTTCTGATAGTCAGCCATAAGCATCCTTCAACTAACATTGCCAGTCTCTAGTCAGCTAAGAAAGGATTATATCTTTTTTCGGCACCGACTGTGGTCAACGGCCCATGCCCGGGTGCAAGAACTGTCTCATCAGGTAAACATAAAATTTTTTTCCTGAGCACCTTTCTAGCTGACTCAAAATCTCCGCGCACTTTACCCATTGTGCCAGCCATAATTGCATCGCCAGTAAATGCAACCCAAGGACTACCGCCGCGTATAAGATACGTTACTCCACCAGGTGAGTGGCCTGGTGTTTCCAACACTTCTATAGTCCATGTGCCGAGACTAAACGAATCCCCTTCTTCTACAGGAAGGGTGCCAGCTATGTGCTCACGTGCATGAATGAAACTCGGTGCTCCTGTTTTTTCCATCAACCGATCGACCTCATACACATGATCTCCATCACCATGGGTCAGAAGAATCATTTTAACCGAAAGCTTGTGCCTACTGATAAACTCTAAAATCGGATCCGCATCCATTCCTGTATCAACGATGCAAGCCTCTAGCGTATCAAGATGCCAACAAATATAAGCATTAACTGATGTAGGTGAGAATGGCGTCACCACTTGATGTAGATGAGGCACAAATATCTCCCCCGGATGCCACTTATTTTGAGCGATCTCAGCCAAGGCTCTAGCATTTAAACCCAGATATTCAGCAGCCCTTGGGCCATAATTTTCATGCCAGACACCATTTTTTAGATCTCGCCAAACTTCTACAGGAATCTGCATCTCCCTCGCTAAGGCTTGATCTCCCAGTCTCGAGGCGAGTTGGGCATAAGCCAGTGCCTTACGAACTATATCCACATAGCTGTCCTCAAGCGGAATGCGATCCATGATTGTCTCCTATCATAAATCCTTCATCGAAGCGATATAAACCGGCATTGACACCCATGAATGTCGCGCTAGTTTACCCACGGGACGATAGCTCAACGGTAGAGCAGGAGCCTTTTAAGCTCTAGGTTCAGGGTTCGAATCCCTGTCGTCCCAATGATTATTTTAGCAACTTTTAGCCGCCTGAATACATTGAACAACGGCCTCGACATGTGCCGTCAAATCATGCTGACGAGCTAAATCTTGAGCAGCTTTTCCCATGATTGCACGCTTTGCCGGATCTCGCAGTTGATCTAAGGCTGTGACCATGCCGTTGATATCATCGGATCTCTCTAAAATAAAGCCTTCGCGGCCATGCTGCATTCTCTCACTGGCTCCGTTTGACTTCGTTGTGACCACAGGTAAGCCTGCCGCCCAAGCCTCCAACGTCGCATTGGCACAAGGATCATACAAGGTTGGAAAAATGAAAACATCCGCTGCCGCATAAACATCCGGCATCGAAATTGGTGGAGGTTTTTCGATGGCCAAAAATTTATAACCGCCAGCCTGTTTCACAGCCTCCTTAGCATAATAATACCCCTTACGCTCGCGCCCCACACCCACAAATAGGGCAACCAGCTGGTTTGCAGACAACCCCAGACGCTCGCGTGCCATATCTCGAGAGCCCGATGCAAATCGTTTGAAATCCACTCCGTTATAAATCAAAGTCATACGCTCGATCGGATAACCAGCTGCCAAAAACTCATCCCTCACCATTCTTGAATTCACAATCACGCGTCTTAGCCCTTGCCCTTCAATCATCCTCTTTTCCAATCCTAACATCTCCCAATTCTTCAATTTAAGCCAATTGTGAATTCGCCCAACAATTGGTGAATACTGCACACGCCGTCGAAGCCACGCTGCATGTAGGCCATCACCTGCTCGATAAAGGTCGGCTTCGTAAACGCGTTCCAAACTAAAGAGAAATTTCTGAGGGTGTCTTCTTTTCCACTGTTGAAGGGCTTCTGCAAACTGCCTGGGACTTTTACTCGCAATGGCTGTGATTTTTTCAAAAGGTCCTTTTGCCTTTTCATTCCAAGTCTCA
Encoded here:
- a CDS encoding cyclic nucleotide-binding domain-containing protein, with protein sequence MNAVDNNLVLSLSADVEIVRERDGVFIKQIKTLKYLYLDNDDLEILLTFDGKKNLGEVLYSLLQRPQKPSIRKFYDLVLTAQNYGLLVQADNCKSLTQEFDPWKEENYKTVRPSLSSYLFSLILAIISALTLIFYIIPNELDKSEDAYFWIFVAIGVSIGLSLSSILMAINLKLWNRVPYRFRISFARIIPYLEVDTKDAFMGGRICESITSFVGVLGPIIWGSIIWVLSYLFRPYETPEGEFIVPFRYFGALHLSVWIAMLIESSPFGATSMQQLIHALFRKHHDIPKHASHYLKSKFLGHLLRWHDELSEEKYFIAYSTYVIIWLYFTIDLGIKFVAAQYAQAISNFLIEETLGPRFYLVFGIVIIGFILLLIPILYILWVFGFGIVKEVLKRFSSKEGRWKKAKASGKVPDQEQLISFLKENILFSDLPRERIIDLIPYFKLIHVKKGQTLIREGDDGDLLFIIWAGEVNVIKETESGQQKVLATLSRGDIFGEIALLNNVKRTTSVVATTPVDCLILKRDDFQREIVSRLGAQTVAEKIQRAGFFRRTELFSDWNPKAIVALTSRCKLQEFNDQDILIHEGQENKNFYLLYEGKLDVYKNKKHIATLEPGKFCGEISLLKNIPATADVKANGKVKCFVFDKETFLEIVTKDFFTGYLLDEELEKRLACSI
- a CDS encoding MBL fold metallo-hydrolase: MDRIPLEDSYVDIVRKALAYAQLASRLGDQALAREMQIPVEVWRDLKNGVWHENYGPRAAEYLGLNARALAEIAQNKWHPGEIFVPHLHQVVTPFSPTSVNAYICWHLDTLEACIVDTGMDADPILEFISRHKLSVKMILLTHGDGDHVYEVDRLMEKTGAPSFIHAREHIAGTLPVEEGDSFSLGTWTIEVLETPGHSPGGVTYLIRGGSPWVAFTGDAIMAGTMGKVRGDFESARKVLRKKILCLPDETVLAPGHGPLTTVGAEKRYNPFLAD
- a CDS encoding glycosyltransferase family 4 protein, with product MSNSIVFARRNFSPTGGAELYLTHLAERLNKCGFSLELLCETWNEKAKGPFEKITAIASKSPRQFAEALQQWKRRHPQKFLFSLERVYEADLYRAGDGLHAAWLRRRVQYSPIVGRIHNWLKLKNWEMLGLEKRMIEGQGLRRVIVNSRMVRDEFLAAGYPIERMTLIYNGVDFKRFASGSRDMARERLGLSANQLVALFVGVGRERKGYYYAKEAVKQAGGYKFLAIEKPPPISMPDVYAAADVFIFPTLYDPCANATLEAWAAGLPVVTTKSNGASERMQHGREGFILERSDDINGMVTALDQLRDPAKRAIMGKAAQDLARQHDLTAHVEAVVQCIQAAKSC